A region from the Aegilops tauschii subsp. strangulata cultivar AL8/78 chromosome 5, Aet v6.0, whole genome shotgun sequence genome encodes:
- the LOC109751586 gene encoding uncharacterized protein isoform X1: MGPSRAHGHRRLLGSIRRRVDQSPPPLPASAWRSLSFSGLHQPFPCYPRPRRSPILASPLPLPDPETQVSRCESPAPSVYTWCHWKQMLLRCVPAICLQRCTYTMYSQPSQLQGGLSQSMALWKHSHSHAVSYHTKMGLVSLSPKSTTSSRLQNGTCFSCLEQQSKHVLSARDRILHAKLDMTSHHKFSSISWKARKTRSLAQKIGGTGIALSLSFAVSGIANAEGPMDDGIGTSTTHNSESSTSCAHGKKVYTEYSVTGIPGDGRCLFRSVAHGECIRSGKPIPNENLQRKLADDLRTLVADEFIKRRTETEWFIEGDFDTYVSQIRKPHVWGGEPELLMASHVLQMPITVYMREEAAGGLIAIAEYGQEYGKEDPIRVLYHGCGHYEALHIPGNSEPRSRL; this comes from the exons ATGGGCCCGTCACGAGCCCACGGCCATCGTCGCCTACTCGGCTCCATCCGGCGGAGAGTAGACCAATCCCCTCCGCCTCTGCCTGCCTCTGCGTGGCGGAGCCTGAGCTTCTCCGGCCTCCACCAACCCTTCCCCTGCTACCCGCGTCCCCGCCGCAGCCCCATCCTCGCATCTCCCCTGCCGCTGCCGGATCCGGAGACCCAGGTCTCAAGGTGCGAATCTCCCGCTCCCTCAG TTTATACTTGGTGCCACTGGAAGCAGATGCTGCTGCGTTGCGTGCCTGCTATATGTTTGCAACGCTGCACCTATACCATGTATTCTCAGCCTAGCCAGTTACAAGGAGGGTTGTCACAGAGCATGGCCTTATGGAAGCATTCTCACTCACATGCGGTCAGTTATCACACAAAAATGGGTTTAGTTAGTCTTTCTCCTAAGAGCACAACATCATCTCGTCTGCAAAATGGGACATGCTTTTCCTGCTTGGAGCAACAGTCTAAACACGTATTATCAGCGAGAGATCGTATCCTACATGCTAAGCTTGATATGACCTCACATCACAAGTTTTCTAGTATTAGCTGGAAGGCGAGAAAGACCAGAAGTTTAGCTCAAAAAATAGGAGGTACAGGCATTGCTCTTTCCTTGAGTTTCGCAGTTTCTGGGATAGCAAATGCTGAGGGTCCGATGGATGATGGCATCGGTACCAGTACCACCCACAATTCCGAATCATCCACTAGTTGTGCTCATGGGAAGAAAGTTTACACAGAGTATTCTGTCACCG GCATTCCTGGGGATGGTAGATGCTTGTTCCGTTCTGTGGCTCATGGTGAGTGCATTAGGTCAGGGAAACCCATACCTAATGAGAATCTTCAGAGAAAGCTCGCTGATGATTTAAGAACATTG GTTGCTGATGAGTTTATCAAGAGACGGACAGAGACTGAATG GTTTATTGAGGGTGATTTCGATACATATGTCTCTCAGATTAGGAAGCCACATGTGTGGGGAGGAGAGCCAGAATTGCTCATGGCTTCTCACGTTCTTCA GATGCCGATCACTGTTTATATGCGCGAAGAAGCAGCTGGTGGTTTGATAGCGATCGCGGAGTATGGCCAGGAGTATGGGAAAGAAGACCCAATCCGAGTCCTCTATCATGGCTGTGGCCATTATGAAGCGCTGCATATACCAGGAAACTCTGAGCCCAGGTCAAGACTGTAA
- the LOC109751586 gene encoding uncharacterized protein isoform X2 — protein sequence MLLRCVPAICLQRCTYTMYSQPSQLQGGLSQSMALWKHSHSHAVSYHTKMGLVSLSPKSTTSSRLQNGTCFSCLEQQSKHVLSARDRILHAKLDMTSHHKFSSISWKARKTRSLAQKIGGTGIALSLSFAVSGIANAEGPMDDGIGTSTTHNSESSTSCAHGKKVYTEYSVTGIPGDGRCLFRSVAHGECIRSGKPIPNENLQRKLADDLRTLVADEFIKRRTETEWFIEGDFDTYVSQIRKPHVWGGEPELLMASHVLQMPITVYMREEAAGGLIAIAEYGQEYGKEDPIRVLYHGCGHYEALHIPGNSEPRSRL from the exons ATGCTGCTGCGTTGCGTGCCTGCTATATGTTTGCAACGCTGCACCTATACCATGTATTCTCAGCCTAGCCAGTTACAAGGAGGGTTGTCACAGAGCATGGCCTTATGGAAGCATTCTCACTCACATGCGGTCAGTTATCACACAAAAATGGGTTTAGTTAGTCTTTCTCCTAAGAGCACAACATCATCTCGTCTGCAAAATGGGACATGCTTTTCCTGCTTGGAGCAACAGTCTAAACACGTATTATCAGCGAGAGATCGTATCCTACATGCTAAGCTTGATATGACCTCACATCACAAGTTTTCTAGTATTAGCTGGAAGGCGAGAAAGACCAGAAGTTTAGCTCAAAAAATAGGAGGTACAGGCATTGCTCTTTCCTTGAGTTTCGCAGTTTCTGGGATAGCAAATGCTGAGGGTCCGATGGATGATGGCATCGGTACCAGTACCACCCACAATTCCGAATCATCCACTAGTTGTGCTCATGGGAAGAAAGTTTACACAGAGTATTCTGTCACCG GCATTCCTGGGGATGGTAGATGCTTGTTCCGTTCTGTGGCTCATGGTGAGTGCATTAGGTCAGGGAAACCCATACCTAATGAGAATCTTCAGAGAAAGCTCGCTGATGATTTAAGAACATTG GTTGCTGATGAGTTTATCAAGAGACGGACAGAGACTGAATG GTTTATTGAGGGTGATTTCGATACATATGTCTCTCAGATTAGGAAGCCACATGTGTGGGGAGGAGAGCCAGAATTGCTCATGGCTTCTCACGTTCTTCA GATGCCGATCACTGTTTATATGCGCGAAGAAGCAGCTGGTGGTTTGATAGCGATCGCGGAGTATGGCCAGGAGTATGGGAAAGAAGACCCAATCCGAGTCCTCTATCATGGCTGTGGCCATTATGAAGCGCTGCATATACCAGGAAACTCTGAGCCCAGGTCAAGACTGTAA
- the LOC109751580 gene encoding probable ubiquitin-conjugating enzyme E2 25, with protein MGLLALKRLVSMRRQGRQTQPRRGTSTASVSVANRNRSRCHQDGDPQAAKRMRHSVPELPKGSSSSDEVGSFTENNSFEASEAKLQNLDSCEIEEENCYVDDEDEGYYDDEYEGPDYEFDGSDFNQQIDLNQQLEYKFDDLDLPPGVEASVPLLQKAITDDGPGNFKSMSGKEDEFGKKYRFFKQFDTVEDFPDHHYAKNPVGKTGKGWTKRIQHDWKLLENNLPASIYVRVSENRMDLLRAVMIGPQGTPYHDGLFFFDAQIPDAYPARPPVLHYQSGGLELNPNLYASGRVCLSLLGTWRGDDCENWNSAQSTMLQVLISIQALVLNEKPYFNEPGFETDAKYANGQRRSLEYNDTTFQNSCRTMLYSLRRPPQHFEDLVAGHFRERGRAILAACKYYMEGNRVGSVVPGEDDEGKELEIVNAQGPSSSDVVKPEKHEGAGRRTASFKAKMEVLFEELLMEFNVKGAHTRKFCAEKLKKSQRDAASSCSSSPADICGGSIIK; from the exons ATGGGACTGCTGGCGCTGAAGCGGCTCGTGTCCATGCGGCGGCAGGGCCGGCAGACCCAACCCCGTCGTG GTACGTCGACTGCTTCGGTGTCGGTCGCCAACAGAAACCGCTCGCGCTGCCATCAAGACGGTGATCCTCAAGCTGCCAAAAGGATGAGACATTCAGTGCCGGAGCTTCCAAAG GGATCTTCATCCAGTGATGAAGTTGGATCCTTTACAGAAAATAATTCCTTCGAAGCATCTGAAGCTAAGCTACAGAATTTGGACTCTTGTGAAATTGAGGAAGAAAATTGTTATGTGGATGATGAAGATGAAGGCTACTATGATGATGAATACGAGGGTCCTGATTATGAATTTGACGGAAGTGACTTCAATCAGCAAATTGACTTGAATCAGCAGCTGGAGTATAAATTTGACGATTTAGATCTGCCTCCAGGTGTGGAGGCTAGTGTACCATTGTTGCAGAAAGCTATAACTGATGACGGGCCTGGCAATTTTAAGTCAATGTCAGGAAAAGAGGATGAATTTGGTAAGAAATACAGGTTTTTTAAGCAGTTCGACACTGTTGAGGATTTCCCTGATCATCATTATGCTAAAAACCCTGTTGGAAAG ACAGGGAAAGGGTGGACAAAAAGAATTCAGCATGACTGGAAACTCCTGGAGAACAATTTACCAG CGTCCATATATGTTCGTGTCTCGGAAAATCGAATGGACCTTCTCAGGGCTGTGATGATTGGGCCCCAGGGGACACCCTACCATGATGGCCTTTTCTTCTTTGATGCTCAAATTCCCGA CGC TTACCCCGCACGTCCTCCT GTTTTACACTATCAATCTGGAGGACTTGAGCTTAATCCAAATTTGTATGCTAGTGGAAGAGTCTGCCTTAGCCTCCTGGGCACCTGGCGTGGCGATGACTGTGAGAATTGGAACTCGGCTCAGTCGACCATGCTGCAAGTGCTAATCTCCATTCAAGCTCTCGTGTTGAATGAAAAGCCATACTTCAACGAGCCAGGATTCGAGACCGATGCCAAATATGCTAATGGACAGAGGAGGTCCTTGGAGTATAATGATACAACATTTCAGAACTCGTGTAGGACGATGCTGTACTCGCTTCGTAGGCCTCCACAG CACTTTGAAGATCTCGTTGCCGGGCACTTCCGTGAACGCGGCCGTGCCATTCTGGCTGCATGTAAATATTACATGGAGGGCAACAGAGTTGGGTCCGTAGTCCCTGGTGAGGACGATGAGGGCAAGGAACTGGAAATTGTAAATGCTCAAGGACCCAGCAGCAGCGACGTGGTGAAGCCAGAGAAGCATGAAGGTGCAGGTCGACGAACTGCATCCTTCAAGGCCAAAATGGAGGTTCTGTTTGAAGAGCTCCTGATGGAATTCAACGTGAAGGGTGCTCACACCAGGAAGTTCTGTGCCGAGAAGTTGAAGAAGAGCCAGCGTGATGCTGCTTCCAGCTGCAGCAGCAGTCCAGCAGATATCTGTGGTGGTTCCATAATTAAGTGA